ATGATATGGAAACAAAGACCATTACCACCCACTTTGATTACCATTCCATTGATCATAATTTGTTGAAATTAGATATATTAGGTCATGATGATCCAACAATGATAAGGATGCTTGAAGATTTAACAGGTGAAGATGCTACAAAGATCAAATTAGATGATAAAGAAGTGTTATCGCTTTTTGAGACGACAAAAGCCTTAAAGATAAAATCAGATGACATTGGAGGATGTACGTTAGGTTCATTAGGTATTCCAGAGTTTGGTACAGACTTTGTTATTCAAATGTTATTAGACACAAAACCAAAGCGATTCTCAGACTTGGTTAGAATATCGGGTCTATCTCATGGTACAGATGTATGGCTGAATAATGCTCAGGAACTCATTAGAGAAAACAAGGCAGATATCTCCCAAGTTATTTCAACGCGTGATGACATCATGACTTACTTAATTAACCAAGGTATGGAAAAAGAACTATCCTTTACCATTATGGAAAGCGTTAGAAAAGGTAAAGGATTAAAGCCAGAATGGGAAGAGGCTATGCTAGAAGCAGATGTACCAGAATGGTATATTTGGTCTTGTAAGCAGATAAAATATATGTTTCCAAAAGCCCATGCCGTTGCTTATGTTATGATGGCATTTAGAATTGCGTATTTTAAAGTAAAATATCCAGAAGCTTACTACACAGCATTTTATAGTATCAGAGCATCTGATTTTGATTATGAAAAAATGTGTCATGGCAAATTTAAATTAGATGGGTATATAGAAGAATACAAAAAACGATTTAATGAATTATCCAAAAAAGAGAAGGATACGTTAAAGGATATGAAAATTGTACAAGAGATGTATGCAAGAGGCATTGTATTTAAGCCCATTGATTTGTACAAAGTTAAGGCAAAAACCTTTCAAATATTTGACGATGGCATTATGCCGTCATTAAGTGCTATTCAAGGGTTGGGAGAAAAAGCTGCTGAAAATATTGTAAAAGCAAGAGAAGATGGTATGTTCTTGTCTATAGATGACTTTAGGCAGCGGACAAAAGTGAGTAAGACCGTTATAGAAATTATGAAAGAAAATGAAATATTGGTGGATTTGCCAGAGTCCAATCAGCTCTCTTTATTTGGATGAAAAATGCCCTGCAATTTAATTTGTGGGGTATTTGTTTAAAGGTAGAGTGGCTGTTTCCGATAAGGGATATTTTACCCTTCTTTGTTCCTATAAATAAATTCTACCCACTAAAACGTCGGAAAATAATGATTTGCTAAAAAAGTGAACTCCCTAACGGTCAAACAGCACTTTTTCTTAACGCAAATCATTATTTTCCGACGTTAAGTGGCTCACGAATTTCTTTAACAAGGAACACAGAAGGGTAAAATATCCCTTATCTTTAGAAGTTGAATTTTTATAGATATTAATTATTTAGTGAGTTAACATCAAAAGGCAACTTCTTAGAAATTCTTTGCAGCCTTTTATTAGAAGCACAGAATAGACAGGTGATATCTTAAAGATTTTGTAGACCGGCTGAAAGGGACACGATTATATGATTTTTTAAGACTCTGGAAAAATGTTCACCCAACGTGAAGATTTTTCTGTGTTTAGAGGCTTGAAAAATCATATGTCCCTTGAAGGAAAGGCAAAAAATCTTTAAGATATCACCTGTCTATGGAACTTAAATTTGGTAGATAAATACCCTACAAATTAAATTGCAGGGTATTTATAAACATAAATTAAGGACTAGTAATAAAAACCTGTCCTAAATCCACCAAAGCCTAACCCATAACCCCCCAAAGGATAGCCTCCAAAACCGTAGGAGGGAAAACCGCCATATCCTCCTCCATAACAATAGGGGCTGTAACAATAAGGGCTATAACAAGGGTTGTAACAACCATAACCTCTAGAATACATATAAAACACCTCGCTTTTTACAGTATCTAATATCATTATATTCGCATGTCTAAAAAAAGTGACAAGCTTAAAATTTAATTAGAATTACATTAGAATTCGGAAAATGAATGGAAAACTTCAAAAAGTTGTTATATAATAAAGTATAGAGGATGAAACATAGAAGGATGGGTGTAAATGAAAGCAATTATTTTTATTATCATTTCGGTCGTATTAAGTGGATGTTCACCTGTTAAATTTAATTTTAACGTAGGTTCAACCATAAATGGTTCAGGTCATACCATAGAAAAAAGCTATGAGTATACAGATTTTGATGCAATTGATATTGGTCACGTTTTTACAAGCGAAATTATTCAAGGGGATCATTATAGTGTAAGTATTAATATGGATGATAATTTGTATGAATATCTAGAAATACAAAATAATAATGGTACCTTAGAAATTAACATGAAAGATAAAAATAATATTCAAGAGGCCACGTTAGAAGCTACTATTGTTATGCCAGATATTCAATCATTAAATTTACAAGGTGTTACCCATACCTATATAAGTGGATTTGATCATTTAGAGACCATGGATATTAATGTGTCTGGCGTCAGTTCATTAGAAGGAGAGTTATCAGGAGAAACTTTAACCGTTGAAGTTGACGGAA
The genomic region above belongs to Natranaerovirga hydrolytica and contains:
- a CDS encoding head GIN domain-containing protein, whose translation is MKAIIFIIISVVLSGCSPVKFNFNVGSTINGSGHTIEKSYEYTDFDAIDIGHVFTSEIIQGDHYSVSINMDDNLYEYLEIQNNNGTLEINMKDKNNIQEATLEATIVMPDIQSLNLQGVTHTYISGFDHLETMDINVSGVSSLEGELSGETLTVEVDGTSSIILKGSFSKGNMTIEGVSSGGFSDLIVEELDITVSGVSSSKVNVIEELTATVDGLSDLKYKGDPKETSIVVSSMASVNKMN